One window from the genome of Dolosigranulum savutiense encodes:
- a CDS encoding diacylglycerol kinase — MRPRARLIYNPTSGREVVVKNLPDILHVYEEAGYETSTFRTTPEPLSAMHEAQRCGEDGFDLIIAAGGDGTVNEVINGLVKLPKRPKVAVLPAGTTNDYARALGVNRNDLVEAARIIDLNRTVLMDIGKINLRDRDTSEVRQTYFANIGAVGSLTELTYDVPSQLKTMFGPLAYFAKGVELLPKLGGVPLHINYDQGEYHGNATIVFVSLTNSVGGFEKIAPDTIMGDGMFTLIVVKTSNMNELIRLSRRLIKNGDHIESDQLIYTKTKQVSIQIDNDEELLINVDGELGGKAPATFDNLKQHLEFVADIDRMVSDINDVSD, encoded by the coding sequence GTGAGACCACGTGCCCGTTTAATTTATAATCCGACATCCGGGCGAGAAGTTGTTGTAAAAAACTTACCGGATATTTTACACGTGTATGAAGAAGCTGGTTATGAGACAAGTACCTTTAGGACAACTCCTGAGCCCTTATCTGCTATGCATGAAGCACAGCGATGTGGGGAAGACGGATTCGATTTGATTATTGCAGCGGGCGGTGATGGGACGGTCAATGAAGTCATTAATGGCTTAGTAAAACTTCCTAAACGGCCAAAAGTAGCTGTTTTGCCGGCCGGGACCACGAATGACTATGCTCGCGCACTTGGGGTGAATCGGAACGATTTAGTGGAAGCAGCCCGAATAATTGATCTTAACCGAACTGTTTTAATGGATATTGGGAAGATTAATTTACGTGATCGCGATACATCAGAAGTCAGACAAACGTACTTTGCCAACATTGGAGCAGTTGGATCGCTGACAGAACTAACGTATGATGTCCCAAGTCAATTGAAGACGATGTTCGGACCGCTTGCGTACTTTGCGAAAGGAGTGGAACTGTTGCCTAAGTTAGGCGGCGTTCCTCTCCATATTAACTACGATCAAGGAGAATATCACGGGAATGCAACGATTGTCTTTGTATCATTGACCAATTCGGTTGGCGGCTTTGAAAAAATTGCGCCAGATACGATTATGGGAGATGGGATGTTTACGTTAATTGTGGTCAAGACAAGCAATATGAATGAGCTTATCCGTTTATCCAGACGTTTGATCAAAAATGGTGATCATATTGAGAGCGATCAGTTAATTTATACTAAAACCAAACAAGTGAGCATTCAGATTGATAATGATGAAGAATTACTCATTAACGTTGATGGGGAACTAGGTGGGAAAGCACCGGCTACTTTTGATAATTTAAAGCAACATCTTGAATTCGTTGCCGATATCGATCGCATGGTTAGCGACATAAATGACGTGTCTGACTAA
- the rlmD gene encoding 23S rRNA (uracil(1939)-C(5))-methyltransferase RlmD — translation MAAKRTIPVEKNQHYTARIEDYTHKGWGVAKIEGYPIFIEGALIREVVNFRIISTGKSFSRGEVQEIIEESPHRVPIIGQAYAESGTMDLQHMNYEEQLRFKTDQVKQAISRIAKLDSVKVHDIIGMNFPYEYRNKAQVPVREREDGRLYSGFFKQQSHEVVSIENFIIQDPVIDEAITEVRQILEKHGLSGYDPATNTGDVRHIMIRRGHYTREMMVVIVLNRTTFPDQDTIVSEIVHSLPNVVSIIFNVNTKKTNLVLGEQSTVLFGEDIYRDKLLGFTFNISHRSFFQVNTLQTEKLYEQALDYAAISRNDVVIDAYCGIGTLTLALAKKAQKVYGIEMIEAAVTDARKNAALNHVERTEFITSDASQWMAQFVSDENKANIIVVDPPRKGLTEDFINKAVAVEPRRMVYISCNPATLARDLKLFDELGYTAREIQPVDMFPQTYHVEAIALIQKM, via the coding sequence ATGGCAGCTAAACGAACTATTCCAGTAGAAAAAAATCAACACTATACAGCGCGTATTGAAGATTATACCCATAAAGGTTGGGGTGTTGCTAAAATAGAGGGCTATCCAATCTTTATTGAAGGTGCATTGATCAGGGAAGTCGTTAATTTTCGGATCATATCGACCGGAAAATCTTTTAGTCGTGGGGAAGTACAGGAGATTATTGAAGAAAGTCCACATCGAGTGCCTATTATTGGTCAAGCATATGCCGAGAGTGGCACGATGGATTTGCAGCACATGAATTACGAGGAACAATTACGATTCAAGACAGATCAAGTCAAACAAGCAATCTCCCGTATTGCAAAGCTGGATTCTGTCAAAGTGCATGATATCATTGGGATGAATTTTCCATATGAATATCGTAATAAAGCTCAAGTTCCTGTTCGTGAACGGGAGGATGGGCGACTGTATAGTGGATTCTTCAAGCAACAAAGTCATGAAGTTGTTTCCATTGAGAACTTCATTATTCAAGATCCGGTTATTGACGAAGCAATAACAGAAGTTCGCCAAATCTTGGAGAAACATGGCTTGAGTGGATATGATCCAGCGACGAATACAGGCGATGTGCGACATATCATGATTCGCCGAGGCCATTATACGCGCGAGATGATGGTTGTTATTGTTCTAAATCGGACAACCTTCCCTGACCAAGACACAATTGTATCAGAGATCGTCCATTCGCTTCCCAATGTCGTCAGTATTATCTTCAACGTGAATACGAAAAAAACAAACTTAGTTCTTGGGGAACAATCAACTGTTCTTTTTGGAGAAGATATTTATCGTGATAAGTTATTAGGATTTACGTTTAATATCTCACACCGTTCATTCTTCCAAGTGAACACACTTCAGACTGAAAAATTGTATGAGCAGGCCTTGGACTATGCAGCTATATCACGCAATGATGTTGTGATTGATGCGTATTGTGGGATTGGAACATTAACGCTTGCGCTAGCAAAAAAAGCCCAAAAAGTGTATGGGATTGAAATGATTGAAGCCGCTGTTACGGACGCGCGCAAAAATGCCGCGTTGAATCACGTGGAACGCACCGAATTTATCACAAGTGATGCTAGTCAGTGGATGGCGCAATTCGTGAGCGATGAGAATAAAGCAAACATTATTGTAGTGGATCCACCACGAAAAGGGTTAACCGAAGATTTTATAAACAAAGCTGTTGCAGTTGAACCACGACGCATGGTCTATATTAGTTGCAATCCGGCTACTTTGGCCCGTGATTTGAAGTTATTTGACGAACTTGGCTACACTGCAAGAGAAATCCAGCCGGTCGATATGTTCCCACAAACGTATCACGTGGAGGCCATAGCGTTGATACAAAAGATGTAA